From the genome of Calliopsis andreniformis isolate RMS-2024a unplaced genomic scaffold, iyCalAndr_principal scaffold0022, whole genome shotgun sequence:
TCTACCACTCGTAACTCATAAGGCAACAAACGCAACGAAACATCGCGTAAACATTGCACAGAGAAATAATCGCGAGCAAATGCAGCTTTGAAGAACGTTCTTTATCAGAGGATCAAGTTTCACAGAAAACCATTTCCATAATGGTCTCCACTGAAACGTCCGCTGGGACGTCTGAGTATTTCAGATTCCAAGAAAAACAAAATGAATTTTGCTCCCTGGAAACTGATGGCACGATCCACGTTCGCCATTGCAATTTTTTAACATTGTCAACAGGCCTCCAGTTATTCTATGGAGTACAAAGAAATTTCAACTTTAATATCTCCACTTCCAAAAACTACTCCCGCAAACTGCTCAATTTTTTCACCCCGCATTCAACCTGTCCCAAATAAATTTTTCTGAATTGAATTCCCAGCACCTCCAGAAATTCCTCCATCTCATCACGAGGCGTCGTGGAAGGTAAAACGTGTTTCGCGGAAAGTGATGGGGAATTTCTACCCCAGCAAATAGGTTCTTCCCTCAGCCCTAGTTTCCCCGCCTTCTTCCTATTACGCTCCCCGTTTAAAACCGAGATATTTCCACCAGATTGCAGTCCAGATTGCATTTAATCAAAGCGTTTCGCTGTCGCGTTGCCCTGCTGTCGAGGATTATTCCGAGCGAGCACAGGGGCTGCAGCGGCGCTGCTGGCAGAGAAATTATTTTTACGTCGTTGCATAAAGCGTGCTCGCCGAATTCCTCTCAAAAGCGACTCGGAATTCGCGTCTGACTGTCGGCCAAAATTTGTCGCTCGTTTGGAGCGTCACGAACCGCGAGGATCGGCGACGAATTCAGCGCGACTTCTCGCGTGTGAAATTTGACGCGAATGGGTTCGACGACGTATGGTCCTCGGGTCGAAGGTTATCCAGAGGATCGTCGGTGACCCGTTTCCACGCGAAAACTTGGCCAAAGGAGCAAACAGCATTCGCGTGAGTCCTATCGATCGACCTCGATATCTGGGGAATTCGTTTTAAAGCGGGTGCTCGGTTTACGCGCCATCCTCGCTCGAATTTTAAGTTCCCGAGGTGGTTGGAAGTGGGGGGAACTTCTGGGACGAGGAGTTTTACAGTGTTAAATGAGGGAAGTTATTTCTTGGGTTTTGTCGAAATTGCAGGAGGTGAAGGTGTTCTGAGTTTTGGTAGATATTGAGAAATTAGTTTTCGTGTGGTGTGGTGTGTTAGAATTTGCTGAGGGTGTGTAATCGCCTTGAAAATGTGTAATCTTGTGAGAGAAGTGGTGGAGATGAGGTGCATCCTCTTGGGAACCTTCAGTTCTTACTTTGTTTTACCTTGACGGTTGTCTGACTCGTGGCTTTCTCATTCTACTTGGAGCTTTTCTTTAAACTCTGAATCTGCTCTAGGCTACTGTCTATTAGATTTCAAGCAATTTAATTCTTAGCTTAGGTTAAGAATATTTTTCTACTAAATTTCAtttagtttgaaagttattcatttaacattttttcatttttcttactGTAGATCTACTAAAGTACATTACGCAAGCTGCAGAGTATCCTGAAGGCGTTCTGTTCTTATTTCATTTCACTGTGACCCATGTCTGACTCGTGACTTCCTCATTCTACTTGCAGAGTTTCTCTAATTCCAATCTAGACAGTATTCGTctttaatttaattcttaacttagcttagaaatatttttttaaactatattctacttattttagaAACTCTCTATTCAGAATTCTTTCATTGCTCTTGCCATACAATAATTCCATAACATCATAATTCTCTCTATCTTCTCATCGAATTAATAACCGATGACTCCAAGCAAACACTGGAATTCAGATACCACAAATCCATTGAATCGACGATCAAATATCACTTAATCACTTCATGAAGTCGCAAAAAGTTTCTTTAACCGCCACTGGAGCAAGGTATTATTGTTGCCCAGCCATCCATTAGTTAGCACTGCTATTATTATCGACGTTTCTATTCTGTGAAAATTAGAAAAAGCTTTCACACGACCCTGTTCTAGCATTCTTTCCTCTACCTGTTCACAATCACATTTCTCGCTATATTTCCTTCCAGTCAGCGAAAAAACGAGTCGCATGTGCATGATGCAGTTTTTATCGCGCTCATTCAATACCTTCCTCCGTTAAAGTTTATCCAATGATATGTAAAACGTATATTCTTCTGTATCAATGGAGATGAATTTTCGTATGCAGATCTCGTACTGCGAGTATTTCTCAAGAAAAGTCTCTTAGGTCGGAAAAGCGGGGACAAAGCAAACACCCCCATTGGCCTTGTCCGACTGCTCGAAACGAATATCGTCCCTGAATGCCGTGCTAGGGCTCCAATGAAGATTCATGAACCCTTTAATAAAACATGGGGGCAAAGTCGCAGGAAATCGATGAATATGCATGACGATGGGTGTATTAAGTTCCACGTGGGCTTGTAACACAAACGTGCTGGTAATCTCGTGATTGAATCGTGCAGTGATGCATTTCAGCGTGGGGATTCATATTAATTAAATGATACATCAATTACTCATTtgtatatattaatataaaatggaTGAAGAGAATTTTCAACCTTTTCAGAACTCAAATATTTCAAGTCCAATGCACAAATAAAGAATTATTCTTCACTCTCACGTAGGAAAATAAATATCTAAAGATTAGTTGCATCCCTTGAGGATTAATTTTTTGCCTTCAGAAAACAATTTTAACTCCAAAAAAGTGTCCACGCTTTTACAAATTGCTGCTCTCTTATTTGACAGAATTACAGGCTCGTTACAAAGGCTATGTTAGGTTGAAAATTGCATTAAAAGGAACATTTGTCTACCGCGTTTTTTACCGTTACTTTCGTGTAGGACAAACAGTTTAATCAGCATGATAGGTGACGTGCCTACAGGCTGTTTGGTTTTTATTACGACACCGTAAACTTGAATTGAACGAGAGATCGTTGAACCTCACGAGACCATTAGCCCCGAATTATTTATTCCGCGACAGCTGCGCACGTGATACTTTTCGGAAGGCGTACGACTCTTGGCCGCCGACCAAAATTTGAACAGGTCCCTCTGTGCACATATATGTAGGCACTGATTGCCTTGTAAAATATGATACTGAGGTTCAGTTTCACGCAGCATTTCGGACACGCGAGTGAAATTGTTTCGTAtctatttttaaaaatgaaCAGAACGTCTGGTAAAAATATCTTTAAAATCAGACGAACATTTTTACAAGATTGAATCAGATTCCACCCATTTCTATTTAATTTAACGAGGAAAGAGAGATTAAAATACTTTGCTTCAGTCATTTGTacagttttaatttttaatgaagAGAATAATACATACTGTGTCTGAATTGAATAGATAATGATTATTTTTGAATATAAAATAATGCTCCAAATAAAGTTGATCACATTAAAATGAACGTTAATAGCCAGCGATTATTCCAGGCGATGAAGAAAATGAACGAACCATAATATTTCCAGCGGTATGAATTTCCATATTCACAGGATACTCGTGGAAGCTGTCTGTTTTAATGGTCAGCTCGCCAGGAATTTTCTCTTTGATTAATCGATACGACACGCTGCGCAATCCCAGAAATTTATACGTTGATTCGTATCTTGGACTATATAATCCGTACAACGTGTTGGGGTCTCTTTTTACGAGGTCCCTCGACCAATTTCCATTCGTCAGTAACTGATCACATGCAAACATGAATATCGTAGCAAATATTTTGACAGATATTTTCGTAGAAGAAatgtcaatctttaatttttctctcttcaaaatatttctattttccagtgAATCGCATTGTAGAATAACTCACACGTTTCCCACGCATACATTTTCGAAACCGAGTCTTCATTAATACAACATTCAACTTAGAACTACTTATAAACTGATTGAATAATTCTAATTTCCCTGCGCAAACTTGGTAATTGAGTTGCAAAACAGCTTTCTGTGTGTCAGGCGTCTTATCTACTGCGACAAGAATAAAAATCACCTTGCAGCTTGCAATGAATTAGACTTCATTACACTTTTAAAAAATGGAGCAACCTATTTCAATTCTCTCTTAGCCCCTTCGTAATCGGTCTCAGAACCTAGTCTATGAATTTATTAAAGTCAGAAATAATTGTTTGCCTTCTCTTATAATACTTACCCATGCCacagaattttttaataaagaaaTCTCACGATAATCCATATCTACATCATAATTTACTATAATTTACTGTGCCGTATAGATTATGGTATCTCAATAGCAGTATGTACAAATATTCCAGAGATTACACAATGACGATAAACTTCTTCAcctgttataatcatagtaatataaATTATGTAAAACGATATAATTTCCCGTATGAAATTGGTCGTACATTTTCCTAGCAGAACTCGAGACAATTTCATGCTTCTTCCAAGTGAAAATTTCATAAGTTACGGCTGCGTTTCAACTCACGTTTATGGTGAACCATCTAAAAGATACGCACTGCAGTATCCATTCCCTACACGCCATTTCCCTGTGATAAGGCAACAAAGTGAATACTCCATGTTTCTCCTGTAATTTCCATACCGAACGATTCTTCAAAGTCGTTTTCCTTTGCTCGGTTTCAGCTGCCATCAACTACAGAAACCGAGGACAATTAAGGGGGAAACAGGAATCGAAGGAAAAGAGGGGACTTATGCAAATTCTTGCGACCCTCGAAGTTTAGCAGTAGTAGCACTGTGACACAGAATACTCGCTGTTGCATTTACTTTACTCCAGAATCGTATCCTGGCACGCCCAATCGTGCCACGACCCTGGCCCGACTCCAGTTCCCCCGTGACCTCACGTTGACCCCGAGCTCTGGACGCTCGCCAGTCTCTGGTCGTTTTAGAACCGTTGTTCATGGCGAATTAATCTGTGCAAAACAAATTCTTTCTGCCTTTTTAGTCCTCGCTAGACCGTTTGTCGATTTTGTGTGGGATCAGAGAAAGATTCGTATGTAGAGGTTTCATAATATGAATGTAGAACACTGGCTAAGGGGAAAAGCTTTGGAAGTTGAAAGGAGTTTCTAAGGAAATTTGAGGAAATCTCATTTCAAAGAATTGaaactgaaataaaaatatagttGAAGGCGATACTTTTATAATATTCTTGAAATTCATTATAACTTCTAAAAATCCCATTAAAAAGTAGTAAAATGGATATTAAAAGACACTTTGAAATAAAGATAAAACCGCGGATCAATACAGCTACTATCAGACAATTATTTTATCACATTTCCCGACACGTGAGACACAAAATCTCAATTTACTCAGCAATTACGGGTCACAGAATAACATCCCTATATTTCCTCTGACGAGATCTGGGTGCTAATTGAACACAAACAGTAGAGGAGTGAGCCAAGAAAAACAGCATTAAAACCCCTCCATACTGAATAAGCATACCTCCGCAGTGTTCCAAGAAACTCGAGCCATATAAACCCCTCGCAGAATTTCCAAAACAAAAAATCGAAAGCCAAGCAATGTCAAGAAAAAGTCTCAGTCTTCCAAGCTCATCGAGACGGTGAAGGTCCCCCAGAGCCACACTCTCAAGTAACTCAAGAATACTTTATGAACCTCTACAAGGAATCATTTTCCAAAGGTCTTCGAGTAGAACAAGTGTCTCAGGTGCATTTTCCGCTGCACTTTGCGCACACTGAAGCGTTGCACGATCTCTCGCTTCTAAACGGTTCCTAAGCGCACGTAAACATGTTCGACTAACCATGGCTGTTCTATGTTCCAGGAAACATGGTGCAGGAGATGGTGGCATATCTCCCAGAGGAGTCTCTCCTTGACGACGAGCTCTTTCGCTCCGAACCTGAGTCCAATGCTGGCAAAAGGTATGGAGGAGACCAAGGCACCGAAGGAAACGAAAACTTTGACGAAGGATAAGGAGGAAAAAGGCTTGGCCCCTCAGAACGCGCAGGATGCTGGTGAGTTGcagaaaattgataatattGTTAGCGAAAAAAGCTGTTCCTGTTGGTTTACTATGTGaacgtttttttaaatttaactgTGGCGTGATGAGGGTCTCTGTATCCATTGATCTTCGATGGCTTTGTGAATACAAGCGATTAAGTTTAAGAGTAATTGAGTTTGGACTTGGTTCAGTTGATTAAAGTGGAATCCAAGGTAGGGGATTATTTGCTGGCTTATCTTTTGTGGAGTCTAGGCTAGTATTAGGTAGAACTGTACGATACAAATTGAACATTACTTCTAGTTATAGTAGCTTTCAGGTCTTAAATTCTTGTTTTAGTTTACCTTTACGGGGGCCAAAACTGGAACAAATTCGAGAATAGGTTAGAGACTGTGGTCTCGTTTAACGCGCTAGCAGAGACGTGTAGCTCAAAGCTACCACTGACTGTTCTGTACAGATTTATGCTAGTCGTTGAAACTTGAGGAAACTGAGTTCAGAGAATAAGCCAGCAGCCTTTGATTccagaaaatagaataaaacaATTTACATGTAATTTGCATGCAGCTTCTCGCTAACTAAAACAGATATTTAAATGGTGGGATCCGCGAGAAAGGGATCCAGGCGGAAAGGGACACTCTTACCAAACATTTATTCTACATCGAAAACTCGACACAGTTAACAATTcaacaatactccatactcgaaGGGTCTCTAATTTCGTTATGTACATTTGGATTTCCTCCCGAGTTCTCTCGGCTGAGCATAGACCATTATAACTTTTCCATAATGTCACTGAATATCCACGTCGTTGCTAGGAAACCTCGAACTATACAGCACTCGACTACAATTGAAGCAGCATTCTCAAACAAGTTAATTAGAAACTGTTTCCGAGAATAAGGCAAAATACCCTGAAACTTTGTCCTCCTTTAAGAACACCGGAAACTTTCCACTCTCAGAAATCGACCCTTTGGCAATCTTCTCGATCGAATAAATAAGAAGGATCCTTGGCTCATGAAGCCTCCGCGCGCTGGCTCTCCGCCGCGTTCAGACTGTCCTCGAGCACCTCGAATTCCTCAAACTCCATCTTCCCGAAATCGTCGGCAGCCCTCCAGTTGCTCTCGTTCACTTGCCACCTGGTCAAGGCACTCCCAATAAATCGACTTGGGTAATTCGATTTCGCGTCCTCCAGAGTCCCCAATTTGAAGTCAGCCTTGAAACCCTTCTCCTTATCCTCCTTCTTCGGTTCCAGGCCTATCACGACAGGTGGCTCTCGTTTCACCTCCTCGTTCCTCTTACTCTCCTCCCCTGTCTCCTCCTGCTTGTCGATAGTGGTGATCTCGATGCTGGGAGTCTCAGCGATAGTGTACTGGCTTAAATCAGGCGCCCTGTCTCGGTTTCGACACCTCAGGTGGCTTTCCACCAGCCTGCCAGTGAGCTCTAGCCTACTGTCGCAAGAATTACTCTTCACCAATCGAAACTTGACATAATCGTTCGACCTGTCGATGCACTTGAACCTGTTTTCGACTACTGGAGAGATCAGAGGGCCATTGCTGGAGTTCACCACCTTGCCACCGTAGTAGGTCACCGAGGTCCCATACTCTCTGATCTTCTTAAGAACGTCCTGGGAGACGAAATGGCTCGAGCCACCTGTCTCGTTGCCTTCGTCGTCGTGGCAGTCGACCTCTTCGTCCTCGGAGGAGATGCACTGCACCCCGCtgccagggtcagtgtcagggtaGTCGCTGGACACCCCAGAGCTGACGCTGCCAGCGTCCCAGTTGTGGTGATGGTAGCGGTTCACTTTGTTCTTGGAGGATGTTGAATCACTAGGCGACGTGTGGCCGCTTCTGGCCTCGAAGGTCTGAGCCAGGATCCTCGTTTTCGATTCGCAACGCGGACTGTCCAGCTCGTCCTTGCACCCCACCACCGAAGCATTCGAGGACACTGACTTTTCCATATTCTCGAAGAGCCTGGTGAGGTCCTTCGCTCTGCTGGAGCACCTAGACCTGCCAGCAATCTCAttgtaataaaattacaaaagaAACTTACTAGAGCATCAACGTTGAGTCCTACCTGGATCCGTCGTGTATCTTCTCAGTGATCTCCTGGAATCTCGCGTCGTCAATAGCGCTGAGGTCCTTCATGCTAACACTCTTTCTGCTCTTGCACTCCCTTGACTCCGATCGCGAGCCCTTCATCTTCAAAGTGTTCTCGAACATTCTTCTGACATTTCGAACAGTGTCTGGGTCAGGCAGCTCCTCGTCGATGAGCTCTCGATTGACCCTGATGGGATGGTAGAAGAAGTGCTTCTTGATGGAGGACTGTTTAGGGCTTTTAGAGCCCCCATCCGCGCTGTCGCAGTTTCTTTCGCGGCTCTCTGTATCCTTCTTCTGTATCGCCCCAGCGATCTTGCAGGTTGGCTCGGACCTAGTTTTTCCCACGTTGCTTGGCTTTCGTTCTATCGTCTCCGCGCGCACTGGTTCAATTATGACGACGTTGTTGTCAAGCAGCAGCTCTTGGAACGAGTATTCCCTTAGGTACTGCATCAGGCCCTCGTAAGTCACGTCCCCGCGGCCAGCATTGTAAATGTTCTTGCTGAACATGTTCGACTTGACGATTTTGTAGCGAACATGATCGAACTCCTGCCCATCGTCCTGGCATTCTATGGAGTCCACGCAGCTCTTGGATCTAGTCAAGCTGCTGTGCGTCTTTTTGCTATCGCTGGGTTTCTTCTCTATCGTCTGATCCTCGTCGATGCCATCGTCGACGGATCTCCTTCTGCTGTCGCTACCAGACTCTGATCCTAATCCTAGATCAGAGCTCTCTGATCGTGCCTCGAAACCCAGGCTACCTTTCACCACGCTGCATGCCTTGCCTAAGATATTCGACGTCTCTTTCACGATTCTCTCGAACCTTCCCTCGATCTGTTTGCTTTGTGGACCATCCTTCGACGCGGTTTTCTGCTCGAAGAAACTCTTCGCGTTCTCCACGCTTGCGTTTGCTTCCTCTTCTTCCTGGGCGACGTTCTGAAACGAGGGAGGTTTTAGTTTTGTGTCTGTGAATGGGGAATGGATTGAGAGGGTGGGCAGGGTGAGTGGTACAAAGAAGACTCTGTTTGACGCAGGCTCTGGGAAAGGCTTTCTGCTTTGCTGTAGTGACAATGGAGATTAACCTATTTGCAGTTGCTGGAGTTTAATTCAGTGGCTTGAGAGCAGGTTTGAATTTAAAGT
Proteins encoded in this window:
- the Jv gene encoding javelin, with translation MGGVQSGGTHTLGEALWVQERQRQKCHREGGRPEAHSAQSTQDRRKLLKRTRSLAVISEDESRQEREAHHFRLGQSTFDLPRRHQLIPRAKLIDRNSLKDRLSKSQQHLSDSYERFNESKSYHSRSACGLHSIPAGLPPFPDPLPYSRSNRSDPDRLNILDWPESPRRYHSVQALDTVSGLVDIVEDNWPIEGNRSIDCIYTQVKRKRKEHRSLDSILFEDDGELEYFDVLNLLPLSNVRLEFDEQDARNNNLKRGSRIPEVKKANKLRSLKHLEPKAKTSARNNATDEEKCKESIVKEGNSAIESPASRYCCKDSREPDSLQELRQDSSPEEVQQELGQARGLDQNSTNLTSTRNESVDRPLTNADRSDFLRTSREEQVDRTIEEAEDYKSIWISDSEDQEDMSRRPQVLKVVDNDVTKRRHRRSSPEIDSVETELPKEEKFNDKELNERVSKGGEEADPRKMQNVAQEEEEANASVENAKSFFEQKTASKDGPQSKQIEGRFERIVKETSNILGKACSVVKGSLGFEARSESSDLGLGSESGSDSRRRSVDDGIDEDQTIEKKPSDSKKTHSSLTRSKSCVDSIECQDDGQEFDHVRYKIVKSNMFSKNIYNAGRGDVTYEGLMQYLREYSFQELLLDNNVVIIEPVRAETIERKPSNVGKTRSEPTCKIAGAIQKKDTESRERNCDSADGGSKSPKQSSIKKHFFYHPIRVNRELIDEELPDPDTVRNVRRMFENTLKMKGSRSESRECKSRKSVSMKDLSAIDDARFQEITEKIHDGSRSRCSSRAKDLTRLFENMEKSVSSNASVVGCKDELDSPRCESKTRILAQTFEARSGHTSPSDSTSSKNKVNRYHHHNWDAGSVSSGVSSDYPDTDPGSGVQCISSEDEEVDCHDDEGNETGGSSHFVSQDVLKKIREYGTSVTYYGGKVVNSSNGPLISPVVENRFKCIDRSNDYVKFRLVKSNSCDSRLELTGRLVESHLRCRNRDRAPDLSQYTIAETPSIEITTIDKQEETGEESKRNEEVKREPPVVIGLEPKKEDKEKGFKADFKLGTLEDAKSNYPSRFIGSALTRWQVNESNWRAADDFGKMEFEEFEVLEDSLNAAESQRAEAS